In a single window of the Nicotiana tomentosiformis chromosome 10, ASM39032v3, whole genome shotgun sequence genome:
- the LOC138900321 gene encoding uncharacterized protein, with amino-acid sequence MIARRIVASKEQAKKLNKKLQANQAKEPQNSDDSFWSATEGEELVSSKTEHVTSKFPTSKFGSEIVENLKNRFVLVRSMAGIEKENVVTEDIGVAIDNENPSATVAATTIASSSRTVVPLAEKPGKYSGANFKGWQQRVFFWLTTLGMQKFTSEDPPVPAADMPDNEKFMIVEAWKQVDFFCKGYILSALEDDLYNVYNVMNTSKELWDALEKKYKTKDACLKIFVVAKFLDYKIMDSKTVGTQVQELQLIFHGLSAEGMVVNDAFQVAAMIERLPFSWRDFKNYLKHKRKEMKLEDLVICLKIEGDNKIT; translated from the exons ATGATTGCACGTAGAATAGTAGCAAGCAAAGAACAAGCCAAGAAATTGAATAAGAAGCTACAAGCCAATCAAGCAAAAGAACCACAAAATTCCGATGATTCTTTTTGGTCTGCGACTGAGGGGGAAGAACTAGTTTCTTCTAAAACTGAACATGTAACCTCTAAGTTTCCCACCTCTAAGTTTGGTTCTGAAATTGTAGAAAATCTTAAGAATCGATTTGTTTTGGTTAGGTCTATGGCTGGTATTGAAAAGGAAAATGTTGTTACTGAAGacattggtg TGGCAATTGATAATGAAAATCCTTCtgcgactgttgcggcaacgacgatagcctcgtcaagccgaactGTTGTGCCATTGGCCGAAAAACCAGGGAAATAttctggagccaacttcaaaggatggcagcaaagggtgttcttttggcttaccacacttggtatgcagaaattcaccagTGAAGACCCTCCAGTGCCTGCGGCCGACATGCCAGACAATGAAAAATTTATGATCGTTGAGGCGTGGAAACAAGTAGATTTTTTTTGCAAAGGCTACATCCTAAGTGCTttggaggatgacttgtacaatgtctacAATGTTATGAATACTTCAAAAGAATTATGGgatgcacttgagaagaagtacaagactaaaGATGCGTGCTTGAAAATATTTGTGGTTGCCAAGTTTTTAGACTATAAAATAATGGACAGCAAAaccgttggaacccaagttcaagagcttcaacttatttttcacggCCTTAGTGCTGAAGGTATGGTAGTGAATGatgcatttcaagtggctgcaatgattgaaaggTTGCCTTTTTCatggagagatttcaaaaattatctaaaacacaagcgcaaagaaatgaagttggaagatcttgtgatttgtCTCAAGATTGAGGGAGATAACAAAATAACCTAG